The genomic interval aCAACTACCAACCATAACCTTGTAAAAACCAGCACGAACTAGTATTAGATCAGCACTGAAGTTTAATTAATAGTTCTAATTAACCTATACAACTTTGAATTGTAGAGCTTCTAATGGCAAAATATTCAAGAGCGACCTCGAACTTGAAAGAACTGGAGGAGAGTCGATGTACCATTTTGCATGAAGTCGACGCCCATACAATGAGCCAACACCCGATGCTTTACTCGAAATCTTTCGATAGGATAGTCTTCAACTTTCCCCATGCCGGTTTCCATTTCAATTATCGGGAGCATGACTTGTTCCTTATTCAGTAAGCTAATTTAAACTGAATCTGCAATCATTAATTGATTGAAAGGAGTACAATTAATCGATTCAAAACAATACAATGGCGAATATCaatgtatatttttcttttggtttacAGGCGTCACCAAGAGTTGGTAAGGGGATTCTTGAAAAGTGCAGTGAACATGTTGAAGGAGAATGGGGAAATTCATGTAACCCACAAAATTGCTTATCCATTCAATAGGTGGGAGATAAAGATGCTAGGTGTGGGATTTGGGCTGCGTTTGGTGGAAAAAGTTCCATTTTACCTGTGGCATTATCCTGGTTATCAAAATAAGAGGGGAGATGGGAGCAGATGCGATGAGAGTTTTCCTGTTGGTGTATGCAGTTCATTCAAATTcgctaaaaattaaaacaaaaaaaacaaaaaaaatagagcCATATATATGACCTTATTAGTTGAGAATGagttgaataaataatatcttgCTTTCTTAATGAagctttagaattttttttttttttttgaaacaaaagaacTTCTATTAATCACTTGAAAGGAAAAGACTTACATAAGTTGGAATTTCCTCCAACCAAATTACATCGCTCGGATTACTAACGGCATATTTAGCTAATCTATGAGCGGTCGTATTACTGCTTCTCAATACATGATTGATTTTGAAGCTCTTTTTTACACCCATACAGCCTTTAATCTCACCAATTAACTAAGatatttctttcaagcttCTATCTGACCCTTTTACCAAGCTGACAACAGTCTTTGAGTCTGATTCTACCATTAGCGGCACCAATCCAGCATTTattgccattttaattccaaaatataTAGCTTCAGCTTCAGCATATTCAACATCCCCATGGAAGTATGTACTCTGGATTCCTGCCGCCATTATCTCTCATTTCCAGTTTCTAACTATGGCCCCTAGCCCTGCCCTTCCCTCTCCAGCATTTGTAGCTGCATCTACATTCAACTTGAACCACTTTTCTAGCGGAGGTTTCCACCCTGTTACAGTTGGTTCACTTCTGCTTCCAGCAGCAGTCTCCTCTTGGAAGCTTATCATTTGATAAGAACTGCACATGGCCTCTACTTTGGCTAGGATACTAGAAGGGTCTGATATGCTCTTACTGAAATGAAACTCGTTCCTTGCATGCCATATCGTCCACATGGACGCTGCCAATAATTCAAACTCAGCCTTTGAGACTGATAGCATAGCATTTTGAAAAACATCCCAAATGTCTTCATTGTGAACTTGTCGAACTAGATGAACGAAGCCTGCCAATTTCCATACTTTCCTTGCTTGGTTGCACCCAATCAAAGCATGATACACATTTTCTGCTGCATTCGAACACCTTTGACAAATTGGACTCTCCAGTACATTCTTTTTGTAAAGTCTTCCAACTGTAGGTAGGAGATTAGAAAGAGCTCgccatataaaaattttaaccttGGCTGGCAAGTTTAGAGACCAAATGTACTTCCATTCATTCGTGGGATTACCAGAGCAGCTAGGCACATCTTGGTATTTTGTTTGCAGAGCCACCT from Citrus sinensis cultivar Valencia sweet orange chromosome 9, DVS_A1.0, whole genome shotgun sequence carries:
- the LOC112497921 gene encoding uncharacterized protein At4g26485-like, with the protein product MWENFKLDNELGESEKWIQHYSSHHKILLVGEGDFSFAACLAKSFGSADNMVATSLDSKELLMAKYSRATSNLKELEESRCTILHEVDAHTMSQHPMLYSKSFDRIVFNFPHAGFHFNYREHDLFLIQRHQELVRGFLKSAVNMLKENGEIHVTHKIAYPFNRWEIKMLGVGFGLRLVEKVPFYLWHYPGYQNKRGDGSRCDESFPVGVCSSFKFAKN